The segment CAAAATCTATAAATAAAACCTACAAATTTGATTGTCATTATGCATGGTAAGGTATTCAATATTGGGATAAGATGGCTTGCTCCTTGCATAATGTTTATAATATTTTACTCATTATTGTGTTTGTTGTGCACCTAGAGGAACCTCCATGGATGTCCATCACTAAAAGTTCGCATTCTGGGGACCACTTTATATGTTGTATATACCAtctaaaaatatatttaatgtggGTGCAACCAATTGATTTTGAAGGCTCATATTTTTTTTGTCAATCATTACTATTGTAAAGTGGGTCACTCTAGTGCTACTTGGCTCATAAATAAGAAAATTTAGTCAATTTGACAAAAAAATGatcatgttattgaagattttgtcaCTTCTTTAGTCATAAGATGGAATGATATTACTAGTTTTCTTGCTTGGGCCCACAAAAGAAGCTTAGAGTTGGTTAACTCATGCACTATGAAACCAGAATCTTTGGAGCAATTTGTCTTTTAGCCACCTTGACTTTAGGTTGAGTGTTTGTATGTTTTATTGAAGTTTTTTATTTGTTAGTTGTTTCTCTTGGTTGTCCTTTTCGGTTTTGTAGTTGTAATTTCTTTATCTTTATGAACAAAGGTCTGGACCCTTTCAAAATCCTTGCTTACCTTATTAAAAACATAGATATCCAATCTGAAATGTGGGATATAGAAAACCATCTATACCCAACATATATTATAACTGGATCCAGTTATTAGAAAACAAAATAACAAAACCTAATTCAACTATGGTTAGATGTAGAACATTTAGATAAGAAAAATGATAGAATGATTTGAAAGAGTTACTCATATGGAAAAGGGAAAGGCAACAAACAAAATGTGCATTACTTTTAAAGGCAGACAACCACTTTATAATGGTAGAAGAATATGTCTATTATTGATGATTCATATTTTTCCAAATgagattaaattatatattttgtaATAGTTGAAATTTATGCTTCTTAGGTgtagaatttttttataaatatttagatTGCTAAATTTAAATATTCTTCTCAATTCTAATTTGAACTTGTGACTTCTTACTAGTGCACATGTTTTTAATCTCTTCAATTATATAAAATAACATTCCAATATAGTAACTTTAAAATGAATAGAAATACACTGCACATAAATTATTTGTTATTTAATCTTGAACTTGTATTGAAGAGTGGAAATTTCAATTAGCAACCATAGATAGCATCCTTTGTCAAAAGGTAGTGCTTCAATAAAAACATCTTCATATCTATTTGCTCAATTCAACTAAAATGGGATATCAAATTTATATATGTCACAATTTAATGTATGAAATATCTTTTGAGCATACATACATATACTGATGCAAAAAGTTGTTGTAGATTTTAGAACTGTACTGATGAAAAGTCCataaatcaaaataaaatgaaaaatagttTAAACAAtcttaatagaaaaatatttcaaattcaatTGAAACTAAGAAATAATAAACCTTTTAAAttgatcaaatttattttcataatttttccCATACAATTCCTACCTTAATATACAATCTAAAATATATAGAATCATCTATTCTAAATTGATCAATCTATCAAGAAACAATCCAAAAATTCTCTTGCTCAGATGAAATTTATATTTTCATGCCTGGCTTAGGTTGAAAGCTAAATGCTAAGTCAGACCTAAAAAATCTTAGAGTCCGAGGAAGTCTGATCTGACTCCAGCATCTCTCAGACAAACTATAAACAAATAGCTTTCTATTACTATGCCCACTTTCGAAACACAGAAAATTCCCAACCCCAACAAACTGACCCTCCGTGCCAGACAGCTCCATTCCACCTGAAAAACCCGGCTTTATAAATTGACGACACATGGTAGAAGGCATTCTTGTCAGCTCCTTCCAGCTCCATATCGACTTCTCCTCCTCCCAAAACAATTCCCATGCAATCGCCTGAAAGTTCACTGTGCTCCAGTTTCCAGCAAATTGTAAATATCTTACCACAAACAGGATCGTCGACCCACAAACAACTAGTTGACTGATCCATGACTTTATCATATCCCCCAGAATTGATAGATTCGCCTCTGGAAAAGACACGAATTCCGATCGCTTAGATTCCATGTCCCAAATCAGAAATTCCATCTCACCTAAACAACAGATGAGAAGACCTTTTGCACAAAGAATGGTAACAACATGAAAATCCCCTTTGGGCAGAGGTATTTCAACTTCAATCCCCCACGACATTTCAAAGCAATGGTAAATTTGTATTGAACGAGGGGTTTCTTCGTTTGGCAGACACACAATTTTGTAGGATTCCCCGTTGTCCATTATTGCCATTACAATGAAATTCTTTGCTATGGCTGGGGGAATATCTCTGTACACGCCTGTAAGTGGATTACAGATCATATACGCTTTCTGAGGCTGTGCTATTTCGATTAGCAGTAGGCCTGCACCTGATGTAGTACAAAATCGCGAATAGCCTTGTGAGAGATTTTTAGTTGTTGGCCTTGGCAAGAAACAAAGTGAAATAGTCTTCCATGATTGCGTGAGAAAACAGTACGCTACGGCATGCGTTTCATTGCAGAGGAGAAACCATGGATCTCTCTGCGGCAATAGAGACATAAATCTGCAGGAGGATAAGAGCATATTCCACTCTTTACACACAATGAGAAATCGAGAACTGAACTCCATCGGTAGAGTCGAAAACAtcctttcaattatgtgatcaggGCATTCGGACCAAACTGATTCTTCTTCAGTGTATATATTATGGTTAGGATCAAATTAGGATTAAAGTTGAATAAGAATTAGGGTTTGAGCTAAAATTCAATTAGGATCTCTTATAAGATAGAATTTTTTTAATTGACATGTATTTTCTATTGTTTTCACTACTCAAAATCTGTGAGATAGACatatttatgataaataatgttTAGCACAAAAATATATTGTGTTTTCTTCCAAATGTCACAAACTTTAAATGTCc is part of the Cryptomeria japonica chromosome 10, Sugi_1.0, whole genome shotgun sequence genome and harbors:
- the LOC131027019 gene encoding uncharacterized protein LOC131027019 — its product is MEFSSRFLIVCKEWNMLLSSCRFMSLLPQRDPWFLLCNETHAVAYCFLTQSWKTISLCFLPRPTTKNLSQGYSRFCTTSGAGLLLIEIAQPQKAYMICNPLTGVYRDIPPAIAKNFIVMAIMDNGESYKIVCLPNEETPRSIQIYHCFEMSWGIEVEIPLPKGDFHVVTILCAKGLLICCLGEMEFLIWDMESKRSEFVSFPEANLSILGDMIKSWISQLVVCGSTILFVVRYLQFAGNWSTVNFQAIAWELFWEEEKSIWSWKELTRMPSTMCRQFIKPGFSGGMELSGTEGQFVGVGNFLCFESGHSNRKLFVYSLSERCWSQIRLPRTLRFFRSDLAFSFQPKPGMKI